The Aerococcus loyolae genome contains the following window.
GCTGGCCTCTTGTTAGGAGCTGTTTCCTGCATTGGACTGGATAACCCGGCTGACCATATCGGTCAAATTATTGGTATGATTATCGCTAGTGGTTGTTTAGGCATTGCGGGTCTCTTTGCTCGTAATTTACAACGGACCTTGCATAACCGTCGGATGGGGTCGGCCTATCTTAACTTGGTAACCGGTACTATCCTGGCATGGCTAGCCTATTTCTTAGTGCGTTTCCTGACTTATGAATATCTAGTCAGTGACCTTAGCCTAACGACCCAGGTTAACTTCCAACAAAATGCCCTGTCAGCCTTGGCGAATATTGTCCTTAGCCTGATTATCTTGATTGTGATTATGAATGTTTCGGCTAAGAACTTTATCCCTAAAAATACGCCTTATATATCAAGGCGTGAACGTTCTCGCTTACTGAATGATGATTAAAGCAAAGACAGCCCAAGGAAGCTGGAGCACTGGCTCCAGCTCTTTTGCTTATTAGGGAAAACATGTCTTTTAGTTTTTATTTTTATTTATTGTGAAATTTGCTATAATCTTATTTAGTTTGAGAGAGAGGTTAGGATTTATGACCAATTGGGTAAATATTTTAATTATTGCCATTATTTTAATTAATACGGTGTCGGCGATTTACACGGTTTTTCGCCAAGAGCGACCAGTAGCGACGATTTGGGCTTGGTTACTTGTCCTAATCTTACTGCCGGGGCTAGGTTTTGTGATTTACTTTTTCTTGGGGAGGAAGATTTCTGATAAGCAGATCTTTCAATTGAATGAGAAGGAAGCCATGGGGATGACCACCCTAGTCAACAAAAACATTGATGACTCAGGCAAACAACGTTTTATCTCTGACTATGATCCTGAACTGCAAGAATTAATTATCTTGCTTTACCGCTCTAATTTTTCCATTTTAACCGCTAATAATGAGGTTGAAATTTTTGATGAAGGAAAGGAAAAAATTGAAGCCCTCTTAAAGGATATCGCGGCAGCCAAGCATCATATCCATATCCAATACTATATCCTTACTCCTGATGAGGTCGGTAACCGGGTCTTAGACGCCTTGACTAAAAAAGCCCAAGAGGGGGTTGAAGTCAGGCTCCTCTATGATGCCTTGGGAAGTCGTAAGTTAAAGGATAAGGATTTAGAACCGCTGCGAGCAGCAGGGGGAGTGGCTTCGGCCTTCTTTGGTTACTCGACCTGGATTCAAAATTTCCGCTTGAACTTCCGTAACCACCGCAAGATTGTTGTCATTGACGGGCGGGTTGGCTATATCGGCGGCTTTAATATCGCTAAGGAATATATCGGTAAGGGGCCTTTGGGTTACTGGCGCGATACCCATTTACGGGTAGTTGGCGAGGCGGTCCAAGCCCTGCAAAGTCGGTTTGTGGTTGACTGGTATGCCTCAACGGACGAGGATACTAGTCTCTTGCTGGCTGAACCTGAATTGGCCCATGACTATTTCCCCTTATTCCCGGTTGAGGATAA
Protein-coding sequences here:
- a CDS encoding energy-coupled thiamine transporter ThiT; translated protein: MKSSQRLVIIVEGLLYLALAFLIQLIFPAVISEWGIALRIGYTLLIYYAFRRGNFAGSFAGLLLGAVSCIGLDNPADHIGQIIGMIIASGCLGIAGLFARNLQRTLHNRRMGSAYLNLVTGTILAWLAYFLVRFLTYEYLVSDLSLTTQVNFQQNALSALANIVLSLIILIVIMNVSAKNFIPKNTPYISRRERSRLLNDD
- the cls gene encoding cardiolipin synthase, which produces MTNWVNILIIAIILINTVSAIYTVFRQERPVATIWAWLLVLILLPGLGFVIYFFLGRKISDKQIFQLNEKEAMGMTTLVNKNIDDSGKQRFISDYDPELQELIILLYRSNFSILTANNEVEIFDEGKEKIEALLKDIAAAKHHIHIQYYILTPDEVGNRVLDALTKKAQEGVEVRLLYDALGSRKLKDKDLEPLRAAGGVASAFFGYSTWIQNFRLNFRNHRKIVVIDGRVGYIGGFNIAKEYIGKGPLGYWRDTHLRVVGEAVQALQSRFVVDWYASTDEDTSLLLAEPELAHDYFPLFPVEDKVPMQIVSSGPEDETDQIKMGYLKMITMARSRIYLHTPYFIPDSPILEALELAALSGIEVHIMIPCKPDHPFVYRATEYYSKEVLASGVHVHRYDKGFLHSKMMIVDDRIASVGTANFDIRSFRLNFEVNAFIYDKAVVAELIAQYERDLEDSTVLTQEYFDNQSGWKKFKQKGSRLLAPIL